From one Planktothrix agardhii NIES-204 genomic stretch:
- a CDS encoding FeS-containing oxidoreductase, whose translation MINPAKITTVLPDSIAAEIGFEAGDAIISINGQQPRDLIDYQFLCADEFLELEVLDTQGKTHKIEIEKDYDQNLGLEFQSALFDRLIQCNNRCPFCFIDQQPPGKRETLYLKDDDYRLSFLYGSYLTLTNLSPKEWDRIAQMRLSPLYVSVHATEPEIRIKLLKNNRAGQILDQLKWFKKNRLQIHAQVVVCPGINDGKHLEKTILDLAQFHRGRIPTVASVAVVPVGLTRFRPNQDELIPVTPEKAQEIITQVQNLQQKFQQELGSTCVWIADELFLIAGAELPPESHYQDYPQIGNGVGSIRKFIKEFEQTVKDYPIQSCSTPRQFTWVVGNAVEKAFQPLVKSLNEISGLTVNLVALASQYWGQEITVTGLLTGQDLRQKLTGKILGDGILLPSVMLKQGEAIFLDDMTVAELAEQLQIPIFPVSNVQELLSTAMGD comes from the coding sequence ATGATTAATCCCGCTAAAATTACCACCGTATTACCCGATTCCATCGCCGCAGAAATTGGCTTTGAAGCCGGAGATGCCATTATTTCCATCAACGGACAACAACCCCGTGATTTAATTGATTATCAATTTTTGTGTGCCGATGAATTTTTAGAATTAGAAGTATTAGATACCCAAGGAAAAACCCATAAAATCGAAATAGAAAAAGACTATGATCAGAATTTAGGATTAGAATTTCAATCCGCTTTATTTGATAGATTAATTCAATGTAATAATCGCTGTCCCTTTTGTTTTATCGATCAACAACCCCCAGGAAAACGGGAAACACTATATTTAAAAGATGACGATTATCGCCTGAGTTTTCTCTATGGTTCCTATTTAACCTTAACTAATTTATCGCCAAAAGAATGGGATAGAATTGCTCAAATGCGCCTTTCTCCCCTGTACGTTTCCGTTCATGCCACCGAACCAGAGATCAGAATTAAGTTATTAAAAAATAACCGGGCAGGACAGATTTTAGATCAACTCAAATGGTTTAAAAAAAATCGCTTACAAATTCATGCTCAAGTCGTCGTTTGCCCCGGAATTAATGATGGAAAACACCTCGAAAAAACGATTTTAGATTTAGCCCAATTTCATCGCGGAAGAATCCCCACCGTTGCCTCCGTTGCCGTGGTTCCGGTGGGGTTAACTCGCTTTCGTCCAAATCAAGATGAATTAATTCCCGTCACCCCAGAAAAAGCCCAAGAAATTATTACCCAAGTTCAGAATTTACAACAAAAATTTCAACAGGAATTAGGGTCAACCTGTGTTTGGATTGCCGATGAACTCTTTTTAATTGCCGGGGCAGAATTACCCCCCGAATCCCATTATCAAGATTATCCTCAAATTGGTAATGGTGTGGGTTCGATTCGCAAATTTATCAAAGAATTTGAACAAACGGTAAAAGACTATCCAATTCAATCTTGTTCTACCCCCCGTCAATTTACTTGGGTGGTGGGAAATGCGGTGGAAAAAGCCTTTCAACCTCTGGTAAAATCCTTAAATGAAATTTCAGGACTAACGGTAAATTTAGTTGCCTTAGCTAGTCAATACTGGGGTCAAGAAATCACCGTAACTGGTTTATTAACCGGACAGGATTTACGACAAAAATTAACCGGAAAAATATTAGGAGATGGAATTTTATTACCCTCAGTGATGCTCAAACAGGGAGAAGCCATATTTCTCGATGATATGACCGTGGCAGAACTCGCTGAACAACTGCAAATTCCCATTTTTCCCGTCAGTAATGTTCAGGAATTGCTCTCAACGGCCATGGGGGATTAA
- a CDS encoding serine/threonine protein kinase: MSYCFNPNCSNPQNSDDGKFCQDCGSKLLLNSVSDQGESVIYRGIKLIGQGGFGRTFLAVDQSQTGTFDCVIKQFFPQSRNTAKSTELFQQEAERLQTLGQHPQIPQGLGYFQQEGYQYLVQEFIEGKNLAQELQEKGAFDQEKIMIILKNLLPVLQFIQEHKVIHRDIKPENIIRRFNIKKTTGNLVLVDFGAAKLVTGGMLPKTGTVIGSAAYTAPEQLMGKAVFASDLYSLGVTCIHLLTDVPPFDLFDSAEGNWVWRDYLKTPVSDQLGSILDKMLHGATRHRYHSAAAILQQINPKPDYVQPMPGLTINPEIGFKPLLEQPELINPSPAIPVDKTPEIAEIPSAKFIDKITQIQEAIKKRLEPDGIVQVQVNKTQINQLTIVLNRDQYKEIDYQKLVPIIGYELTNFQLNNIEKVKLLGRVNNRGIPEWEFWLKVDKKTKFQNKVIRFKNNIALFKYKLSQLKSPLFWIDQIQRREFWMDTLMMAMIVFIFTDKIIILKPIISLLIAAGFWWVKYQVNRTHPLNLNQLFITITTLFLVFGRLDLRIWVHGSFGIILAGLFMSMPIFFSRHSS; the protein is encoded by the coding sequence ATGAGTTATTGTTTTAATCCCAATTGTTCTAATCCACAGAATTCTGATGATGGCAAATTTTGTCAGGATTGTGGATCTAAATTGTTACTTAATTCTGTGTCTGATCAGGGTGAATCGGTTATTTATCGAGGGATAAAATTAATTGGACAGGGGGGATTTGGTCGGACATTTTTAGCGGTTGATCAGAGTCAAACCGGAACCTTCGATTGTGTAATTAAGCAATTTTTCCCCCAAAGTAGAAATACGGCAAAATCTACAGAACTATTTCAACAGGAAGCCGAACGATTACAAACCTTGGGACAGCATCCCCAAATTCCCCAGGGTTTAGGTTATTTTCAACAAGAAGGCTATCAATATTTAGTTCAAGAGTTTATAGAAGGTAAAAATTTAGCTCAGGAGTTGCAAGAAAAAGGAGCCTTTGATCAAGAAAAAATTATGATTATTTTAAAGAATTTATTGCCAGTTTTACAGTTTATTCAAGAGCATAAAGTTATTCATAGAGATATTAAACCTGAAAATATTATTCGTCGATTTAATATTAAAAAAACTACTGGAAATCTAGTTTTAGTCGATTTTGGGGCAGCTAAATTAGTCACAGGGGGAATGTTGCCAAAAACTGGAACTGTAATTGGCAGTGCCGCCTATACCGCCCCCGAACAATTAATGGGAAAAGCGGTTTTTGCCAGTGATTTATATAGTTTAGGAGTGACTTGTATTCATTTACTGACAGATGTTCCGCCCTTTGATTTGTTTGATAGTGCGGAAGGAAATTGGGTTTGGCGAGATTATTTGAAAACTCCGGTTAGTGATCAATTAGGTTCTATTTTAGATAAAATGTTGCACGGTGCAACCCGTCACCGTTACCATTCGGCGGCAGCAATATTACAACAAATTAATCCCAAACCAGATTATGTGCAGCCGATGCCCGGATTAACAATTAATCCTGAAATTGGGTTTAAACCTTTATTAGAACAGCCGGAATTAATTAACCCTTCTCCTGCGATTCCTGTTGATAAAACCCCTGAAATAGCCGAAATTCCTTCAGCAAAATTTATTGATAAAATCACTCAAATTCAAGAGGCAATTAAAAAGCGTTTAGAACCCGATGGAATTGTTCAAGTACAGGTGAATAAAACCCAGATTAATCAGTTAACAATTGTTTTAAATAGAGATCAATATAAAGAGATTGATTATCAAAAATTAGTCCCTATTATTGGTTATGAATTGACTAATTTTCAACTAAATAATATTGAGAAAGTTAAACTTTTGGGACGAGTCAATAATCGTGGTATTCCTGAATGGGAATTTTGGTTAAAAGTAGACAAAAAAACTAAGTTTCAGAATAAAGTTATTAGATTTAAAAATAATATTGCACTGTTTAAATATAAATTATCCCAACTCAAATCTCCCTTATTTTGGATTGACCAAATTCAAAGGCGAGAATTTTGGATGGATACCTTAATGATGGCAATGATTGTTTTTATTTTTACCGATAAAATTATTATCTTAAAACCTATCATTTCGTTATTAATTGCGGCAGGATTTTGGTGGGTTAAATATCAGGTTAATCGTACCCATCCCCTGAATCTCAATCAACTATTTATTACGATCACTACTTTGTTTTTAGTGTTTGGTCGGTTAGACTTAAGAATTTGGGTGCACGGATCTTTTGGTATAATCTTAGCGGGCTTATTTATGTCCATGCCTATTTTCTTTTCCCGTCATTCCTCTTAA
- the secF gene encoding protein-export membrane protein gives MAFSVIKQRNLWWAISSAIILAGIIAMGISWSRPDIGAPLRPALDFVGGTRLQLELDCSVPNNCDGPIDIAQVREVLGSQGLANSSIQLLDKDSGKKDKQIVSIRTKTLNVEERSNLQSALSQKIGAFDPKGIQIDTVGPTVGRQIFISGLTALLLSFAGITVYLTFRFKFDYAFFAFVALFHDVLVTVGIFSILGLVLGVEVDSLFLVSLLTIVGFSVNDTVVIYDRVREVIARNPDLHINQVVDDAVGQTLTRSINTTLTTLLPLICIFLFGGETLKYFALALLVGFIAGAYSSIFIASTMLAWWRDRKSDPVTLATEKE, from the coding sequence ATGGCTTTTAGTGTTATTAAACAACGCAACTTATGGTGGGCGATTTCCAGTGCGATTATTCTAGCGGGAATTATCGCCATGGGGATTTCTTGGAGTCGGCCAGATATTGGCGCTCCGTTACGTCCGGCTTTGGATTTTGTGGGAGGAACTCGTCTACAATTAGAACTGGATTGTTCGGTTCCGAATAATTGTGACGGCCCGATTGATATTGCTCAAGTTCGGGAAGTTTTGGGGAGTCAAGGTTTAGCAAATAGTTCGATTCAACTATTAGATAAAGATTCGGGTAAAAAAGATAAACAAATTGTTTCTATTCGCACGAAAACTTTAAACGTTGAAGAAAGAAGCAATTTACAATCGGCTTTAAGTCAAAAAATTGGAGCATTTGACCCGAAAGGAATTCAAATTGATACCGTTGGCCCCACCGTTGGCCGTCAAATTTTCATATCGGGATTAACAGCTTTACTGTTGTCTTTTGCCGGAATTACGGTTTATTTAACCTTTCGGTTTAAGTTTGATTATGCCTTTTTTGCCTTTGTTGCTTTATTCCATGATGTTCTAGTTACCGTGGGAATTTTTTCAATTTTAGGCCTAGTTTTAGGCGTGGAAGTTGATAGTTTATTTCTGGTTTCTCTCTTGACAATTGTGGGATTTTCTGTTAATGATACGGTGGTAATTTATGACCGGGTTCGGGAAGTGATTGCCCGAAATCCTGATCTGCATATTAACCAAGTGGTGGATGATGCGGTGGGACAAACTTTAACTCGATCTATTAATACCACTTTAACTACCCTATTGCCCCTAATTTGTATTTTCCTATTTGGCGGTGAAACCCTAAAATATTTTGCCTTAGCTTTATTAGTGGGATTTATTGCTGGAGCTTATTCTAGTATTTTTATTGCTAGTACCATGTTAGCTTGGTGGCGCGATCGCAAATCCGATCCAGTTACCTTAGCTACTGAAAAAGAATAA
- the secD gene encoding protein-export membrane protein has translation MRKQRSALILILVMVIGSIIVLTNVPFRLGLDLRGGSQLTVQLKPSEAVPVIDERVLTSVQSVIENRVNELGVSESVVQTVGENQIIVQLPGVNDPGEAERVLGGTAQLDFREQKSGTEQQLAVEFQVQQGIKQQIEAAKKQGNSKDLAAAIESLNRSNDAISQLYNSPLLRGQDLKDAYPEPVQGGGNWNIGLVFSSEGGDKFAELTKNLAGTGRTIGIFLDNSLLSSPSVPVDFADTGIVGGRAVITGRFSAEEASSLAVQLRGGALPVPVEIVENRTVGATLGRDSIQRSIYAGVTGLILVLIFMIVYYRLPGLIADFSLIIYALLSLALFNLLGVTLTLPGIAGFILSIGMAVDANVLIFERTREELRAGKTLYRSVESGFYRAFGSILDGNVTTVIACVALFWFGTGLVKGFALTLGLGVVVSMFTAITCSRSFLFIAIDFPELRKPELFCPNLKKNLSVISY, from the coding sequence ATGCGAAAACAACGTTCGGCTTTAATTCTGATTTTGGTGATGGTGATCGGCTCTATTATTGTGTTAACTAATGTTCCCTTTCGATTGGGTTTAGATTTACGGGGAGGTTCCCAGCTTACTGTTCAATTAAAACCTTCGGAAGCGGTTCCTGTGATTGATGAACGGGTTTTGACCTCGGTTCAAAGTGTGATTGAAAATCGGGTGAATGAACTGGGGGTATCGGAATCTGTGGTACAAACGGTGGGAGAGAATCAGATTATCGTGCAGTTACCTGGGGTGAATGACCCAGGGGAAGCCGAACGAGTCTTAGGAGGAACGGCGCAGTTAGATTTCCGGGAACAAAAATCGGGAACTGAACAACAGTTAGCTGTGGAATTTCAAGTCCAACAGGGAATTAAACAACAAATTGAAGCTGCTAAAAAACAGGGAAATTCTAAAGATTTAGCCGCTGCCATAGAATCTTTAAATAGAAGTAATGATGCGATTTCTCAACTCTATAATAGTCCTCTTTTGAGGGGTCAAGATTTAAAAGACGCCTATCCTGAACCCGTACAAGGAGGAGGGAACTGGAATATTGGTTTAGTTTTTAGTTCTGAAGGGGGGGACAAGTTCGCTGAACTGACTAAAAATTTAGCGGGAACTGGTCGAACTATTGGGATTTTTCTGGATAATAGTTTATTAAGTTCTCCGTCGGTTCCGGTGGATTTTGCGGATACGGGAATTGTCGGGGGTCGGGCGGTAATTACGGGCAGATTTAGCGCCGAAGAAGCTAGTTCTTTGGCCGTACAATTGCGCGGGGGAGCTTTACCTGTTCCGGTGGAAATTGTCGAAAACCGCACCGTTGGGGCTACCCTGGGACGGGATAGTATTCAACGCAGTATTTATGCTGGGGTGACGGGTTTAATTCTAGTCCTGATTTTCATGATTGTTTATTATCGCTTACCCGGATTAATTGCGGATTTTTCTTTAATTATTTACGCCTTATTAAGTTTAGCCCTATTTAATTTATTGGGTGTAACTTTGACCTTACCAGGAATTGCGGGATTTATTCTAAGTATTGGGATGGCGGTGGATGCTAATGTTTTAATCTTTGAACGCACCCGTGAGGAATTGAGGGCGGGAAAAACCTTATATCGTTCTGTGGAATCGGGTTTTTATCGGGCATTTGGTAGTATTTTAGATGGTAACGTGACAACAGTTATTGCTTGTGTTGCCCTGTTTTGGTTCGGAACCGGGTTAGTCAAAGGTTTTGCTTTAACCTTGGGATTAGGGGTGGTGGTGAGTATGTTTACTGCTATTACTTGTAGTCGTAGTTTCCTATTTATAGCTATTGATTTCCCAGAGTTAAGAAAACCCGAATTGTTTTGTCCAAATTTGAAAAAGAATTTATCAGTAATCAGTTATTAG
- a CDS encoding addiction module component has protein sequence MNSLLSEQVLPLTIHEKLQLIEDIWNSVVIDADQIPLTQSHKKELDRRLAGEQLAFFKCR, from the coding sequence ATGAATAGTCTATTATCTGAACAAGTTTTGCCCCTAACTATTCACGAAAAACTTCAATTAATAGAAGATATTTGGAATAGTGTTGTTATTGACGCTGATCAAATTCCTTTAACTCAATCTCATAAAAAGGAATTAGATCGGCGTTTAGCAGGTGAGCAATTAGCGTTTTTTAAATGTAGGTAA
- the pcnB gene encoding polyA polymerase, which translates to MSEALPDVFSPARWPFELSQLPQPAYLVGGAVRDGLVGRTVTDLDLDFVLLQDAVQTARTLAKYYGAGFVLLDAERQIARVVFKNITVDFAQAEGNSLEQDLRRRDFTVNAIAFDPFTKTFIDPNKGQEDLQRRLIKMISPDNLQDDPLRLLRGYRQAAQLGFEIEAETKAAIQVFSPLLSQVAVERIRTELVYLFNTPNATDRIQQAWEIGLISPWFKSANQQFQQLLQMDLSAKKLGKIYPQLSQELSQGLRKNLKISLLGIAKLSFLCNQNPTLAEAELLKLKFSKIELKSVLAILKGRSQINLLKTRDLSLREQYFLFQGLGLLFPALIVKAMAAGFSLETFSPLINRYLNSDDPVAHPQLLLTGNELMEALNLRPSPKIGELLLEIQLGQIEGKVTTIEEAIAFAQQLL; encoded by the coding sequence ATGTCTGAAGCTTTACCTGATGTCTTCTCTCCCGCCCGTTGGCCGTTTGAACTGAGTCAGTTACCCCAACCCGCTTATTTAGTCGGGGGTGCTGTGCGAGATGGGTTAGTCGGTCGCACCGTGACGGATTTGGATTTGGATTTTGTCCTGTTACAAGATGCGGTTCAAACAGCACGAACCCTTGCTAAATATTATGGCGCTGGTTTTGTGTTATTGGATGCGGAACGGCAAATTGCGCGGGTTGTCTTTAAAAACATAACAGTTGACTTTGCTCAAGCTGAAGGCAATAGTTTAGAACAGGATTTACGTCGCCGGGATTTTACGGTCAATGCGATCGCTTTTGATCCATTTACAAAAACCTTTATTGATCCTAACAAGGGTCAAGAAGATTTACAACGGCGTTTAATTAAAATGATTTCTCCTGACAATTTGCAAGATGATCCCTTACGATTATTAAGGGGATATCGTCAAGCGGCTCAATTAGGATTTGAAATTGAGGCTGAAACCAAGGCTGCAATTCAAGTATTTTCCCCGTTGTTAAGTCAAGTTGCAGTTGAGCGCATTCGCACGGAATTAGTCTATTTATTCAATACTCCTAACGCCACAGACCGGATACAACAAGCCTGGGAAATAGGTTTGATTTCTCCTTGGTTTAAGAGTGCAAATCAACAGTTTCAGCAATTATTACAGATGGATTTATCGGCGAAAAAATTAGGAAAAATTTATCCCCAATTATCCCAGGAATTATCCCAAGGATTACGGAAAAATTTAAAAATATCGCTTTTGGGAATAGCAAAATTAAGTTTTTTATGCAATCAGAATCCGACTCTAGCTGAAGCGGAATTATTAAAGTTGAAGTTTAGTAAAATAGAATTAAAAAGTGTTTTAGCAATTCTCAAGGGTCGATCACAAATCAATCTGTTAAAAACCAGAGATTTATCTTTAAGAGAACAATATTTTTTATTCCAAGGGTTAGGACTCTTATTTCCAGCTTTAATAGTGAAAGCAATGGCGGCTGGGTTTTCCCTTGAAACTTTTTCTCCTTTAATTAATCGTTATCTCAATTCTGATGATCCCGTCGCCCATCCGCAATTATTATTAACCGGGAATGAATTAATGGAAGCATTAAACTTACGTCCGAGTCCTAAAATTGGAGAACTTTTATTAGAAATTCAGTTAGGACAAATTGAAGGAAAAGTCACAACGATTGAAGAAGCGATCGCTTTTGCTCAACAATTATTATAA
- the pdhB gene encoding pyruvate dehydrogenase E1 beta subunit, which produces MIHARLSTIAMAPTLLFNALKQATDEEMARDPRVFVLGEDVGQYGGSYKVTKDLYEKYGELRVLDTPIAENSFTGMAVGAAMTGLRPIIEGMNMGFLLLAFNQIANNGGMLRYTSGGNFKMPLVIRGPGGVGRQLGAEHSQRLESYFQSVPGLKMVACSTPYNAKGLMKAAIRDDNPVLFFEHVLLYNLKEEIPDEEYIVPIDKAEIVRRGKDVTILTYSRMRHHVMQAVPTLVKQGYDPEVIDLISLKPLDFDTIGESIRKTHRVVIVEECMKTGGLGAEITASINDRLFDELDAPVLRLASQDIPTPYNGALERLTIVQPEQIVEGVKSIISYQ; this is translated from the coding sequence GTGATCCACGCTCGCTTATCAACAATTGCAATGGCACCAACCCTACTTTTTAACGCCCTGAAACAAGCAACCGATGAAGAAATGGCTCGTGACCCCAGAGTGTTCGTGTTGGGGGAAGATGTGGGTCAATATGGCGGTTCCTATAAAGTTACTAAGGATCTTTATGAAAAATACGGGGAATTACGGGTTTTAGATACTCCGATTGCCGAAAATAGTTTTACAGGAATGGCTGTTGGTGCTGCCATGACTGGGTTGCGGCCGATTATTGAAGGCATGAATATGGGATTTTTGTTACTCGCCTTCAACCAAATTGCTAACAACGGCGGAATGCTGCGCTATACTTCCGGGGGAAATTTTAAAATGCCCCTGGTGATTCGTGGCCCTGGAGGTGTGGGCCGTCAACTGGGGGCGGAACACTCCCAACGCTTAGAATCCTATTTCCAGTCTGTTCCCGGCTTAAAAATGGTCGCCTGTTCGACTCCCTATAATGCTAAGGGATTAATGAAAGCGGCGATTAGAGATGATAACCCGGTGCTATTTTTTGAGCACGTTCTGTTATACAACCTCAAGGAAGAAATCCCCGACGAGGAATATATTGTTCCTATTGATAAGGCGGAAATAGTCAGACGGGGGAAAGATGTAACAATTCTGACCTATTCTCGGATGCGCCATCATGTCATGCAAGCGGTTCCTACTCTGGTCAAACAGGGTTATGATCCAGAAGTGATTGATTTAATTTCTCTTAAACCTCTCGATTTTGACACGATAGGGGAATCTATTCGCAAAACCCATCGGGTAGTTATCGTGGAAGAATGTATGAAAACCGGGGGACTGGGGGCGGAAATTACCGCTTCAATTAATGATCGTCTATTTGATGAATTGGATGCACCTGTATTAAGATTGGCGTCTCAAGATATTCCTACACCTTATAACGGTGCTTTAGAACGACTGACTATTGTGCAACCGGAACAAATTGTTGAGGGAGTTAAATCAATTATCAGTTATCAGTAA
- a CDS encoding undecaprenyl-diphosphatase, translating into MLSIIDSSEYLTDLFRNLAINNLLIQAPPVPEVATQINILQAFFLGLIQGLTEFLPISSTAHLKVIPVILGWGDPGIEFTAIIQLGSIAAVVWFFWQDLTQVVTGSWRAIQKKDYDSVDFRLALGIGLGTIPIVFFGLLIKIFIPDYDNSPLRSMEVIATASIVMAFLLGLAEKIGTRKRNFEHLTPRDGILMGLAQTLALIPGVSRSGSTITAGLFLGLERATAARFSFLLGIPAITLAGIVELKAVLVDGIGNIQIFPLLVGLISATIFSYLSIAWLIRYLQSKSTWIFVWYRLAFGVAILTAVLGGALKNI; encoded by the coding sequence ATGTTGAGCATAATTGATTCCTCTGAGTATTTGACTGATTTATTCCGTAACTTAGCCATAAACAATCTCCTAATTCAAGCTCCACCCGTTCCAGAAGTAGCCACCCAAATCAATATCTTACAGGCGTTTTTTTTGGGATTAATTCAAGGATTAACGGAATTTTTACCCATTAGCAGTACCGCCCATTTAAAAGTAATTCCCGTGATCTTAGGTTGGGGAGATCCGGGTATTGAATTTACGGCGATTATTCAGTTAGGCAGTATTGCGGCGGTGGTTTGGTTTTTTTGGCAAGATTTAACTCAAGTTGTTACAGGCTCATGGCGAGCAATTCAAAAAAAAGATTATGATTCCGTAGACTTTCGTTTAGCTTTGGGCATTGGTTTGGGTACAATTCCAATTGTGTTTTTTGGACTTTTAATTAAAATCTTTATTCCCGATTATGATAACTCTCCCCTGCGGAGTATGGAAGTGATTGCTACTGCTTCTATTGTGATGGCATTTTTATTAGGATTAGCAGAAAAAATAGGCACCAGAAAGCGCAATTTTGAACATCTAACACCGCGAGATGGAATATTAATGGGATTAGCACAAACCTTAGCCTTAATTCCCGGGGTATCTCGTTCGGGTTCTACCATTACCGCCGGATTATTCTTGGGTTTGGAACGGGCAACCGCTGCCAGATTTTCGTTTTTATTAGGAATACCAGCCATTACCTTAGCCGGAATTGTAGAATTAAAAGCGGTGTTGGTTGATGGCATTGGAAATATACAAATCTTTCCTCTTTTGGTGGGTTTAATTTCCGCCACGATTTTTTCCTATCTATCAATTGCTTGGTTAATTCGATATTTACAAAGCAAAAGCACCTGGATTTTTGTTTGGTATCGTCTCGCCTTTGGAGTTGCTATTCTAACGGCGGTATTAGGAGGTGCATTAAAAAATATTTAG
- a CDS encoding peptidase M22, glycoprotease: MPSISSQPSYGLAIHTSSPDLGLAISNFKDVKRCQSWGLGRDLSTQLHQYLLEFIQPQTWLDLGWIAVAKGPGSFTGTRIGVVTARTLAQQLKIPVFAISSLAAIAQKEQLNLIQNQDKHSVIALEMRAQRGQLFVAIYGKNRENDSGLVPLLTDQVMSPKQWEQTLASYDNSYHRVQIESGLGETAIQLLELGYLDWKSGKQPHWSEALPYYGQHPVDL; this comes from the coding sequence GTGCCATCTATTTCCTCCCAACCCAGTTACGGTTTAGCTATCCATACCAGTAGTCCTGATTTGGGATTAGCCATCAGTAATTTTAAGGATGTTAAACGCTGTCAATCCTGGGGGTTAGGACGGGATTTATCTACCCAACTACACCAGTATTTGTTAGAGTTTATTCAGCCTCAAACTTGGTTAGATTTGGGATGGATTGCGGTGGCTAAAGGGCCAGGAAGTTTTACCGGAACTCGGATTGGGGTAGTTACGGCCCGCACCCTAGCCCAACAGTTGAAAATTCCAGTTTTTGCGATTTCTAGTTTAGCAGCGATCGCTCAAAAAGAACAGCTTAACTTGATACAAAATCAAGATAAACATTCAGTCATTGCCTTAGAAATGCGGGCGCAAAGAGGTCAACTTTTTGTAGCAATTTATGGTAAAAATAGAGAAAACGATTCTGGTTTAGTTCCCCTATTAACCGATCAGGTTATGTCCCCTAAACAGTGGGAACAAACCTTAGCCTCTTATGACAATTCCTATCATCGGGTGCAGATAGAATCAGGGTTAGGAGAAACTGCAATCCAATTACTAGAATTAGGGTATTTAGATTGGAAATCAGGAAAACAACCCCATTGGTCAGAAGCTCTACCCTATTACGGACAACATCCCGTAGACCTCTAA
- a CDS encoding XisI protein, giving the protein MDKLTNYRQTIKKILTEHDYLANRSSKKKYETCLVFDETHDHYLWMSVDWVNQKRINNTHVHIRIKNDKIYIEEDWTEEGIANELLTEGVPKEDIVLAFHDPETRKLTEFAIA; this is encoded by the coding sequence ATGGATAAATTAACTAATTATCGTCAAACTATTAAGAAGATATTAACAGAACATGATTATCTTGCTAATCGTTCATCTAAGAAAAAATATGAAACTTGTTTAGTTTTTGATGAAACTCATGATCATTATTTATGGATGTCTGTAGATTGGGTTAATCAAAAAAGAATTAATAATACTCATGTTCATATTCGCATTAAAAATGATAAAATTTATATTGAGGAAGATTGGACAGAGGAAGGTATTGCTAATGAATTATTAACCGAAGGTGTACCCAAAGAGGATATTGTATTAGCTTTTCATGATCCCGAAACTCGTAAATTAACTGAGTTTGCTATTGCTTAA
- the aroH gene encoding chorismate mutase, giving the protein MNWRVRAIRGATTVSENSVTAIREAVIELLDELETRNQLDPNEIISMTFSVTKDLDVIFPAAIARERPLWHNVPLLDVQQMHVAGSLEKCIRFLVHVNLSSDKTQVYHPYLRGAENLRPDWNLSPIHSS; this is encoded by the coding sequence GTGAACTGGCGAGTTCGAGCAATTCGTGGCGCAACGACGGTTTCAGAAAATTCAGTTACCGCCATTCGAGAAGCGGTCATAGAATTATTAGACGAATTGGAAACCCGCAACCAACTTGATCCTAATGAAATTATTAGTATGACGTTTTCTGTTACTAAAGATTTAGATGTAATTTTTCCCGCTGCCATTGCCAGGGAACGTCCTCTTTGGCACAATGTTCCTTTATTAGATGTTCAACAAATGCACGTCGCAGGCAGTTTAGAAAAATGTATTCGCTTCTTAGTTCATGTTAACTTATCCAGCGATAAAACCCAAGTTTATCACCCCTATTTAAGAGGTGCAGAAAACCTCCGTCCCGACTGGAATTTAAGCCCAATTCATTCTTCTTAA